GCTCGACCGGGTCCCCCGCGTCGCGCAGGTTCTGGAAGTTGACGCCCTTCACCACCCGCCCGGCGTCGACGTCCAGGCAGGGGATCACACGGACCGCGAGGGTCATGTCGGGAGCTCCAAATTCTTCTTGTACGCGTCCACCTCGACCTCGACCGACATCCGCGAGTCGACCAGGGCGTTGATGACGACCATCGTGCAGGCGGGCCGGACCTCGCCGAGCACGTCCTTGTGGGCCCGGCCCACCTCGTCGGTGTCACGCGCGTGCGTGACGTAGAGCCGGGTGCGGACGACGTCCGCGGCGGTGAGACCGAAACGGGAGATCGCGTCGAGGGCGACGCCGAAGGCGGCGACGGTCTGCTCGTAGGGCGAGCCCTCGAAGCGGACCGAGCCGTCGTCCCAGGCGGTGCAGCCGGAGACGAAGACGAAGTCCCCTATCGCGACGGCACGTGCGAAGCCGAACTGGTCCTCCCAGGGGGAGTAACCGCCCACGTGCCGTCGGTCCTGCCTCATCCCGCGACCTCCGTCGATAGGTCTTCCGCTCAGGACACCGCGGCCAGTGCCTCTTCGAGCGTGAACGCCTGCGCGTAGAGGGCCTTGCCCACAATGGCCCCCTCCACACCCTGGGGCACCAGGGTCGCGATGTCACGGAGGTCCTGCAGCGAGGACACGCCGCCCGAGGCGACGACCGCCCGGTCGGTCGCGGCGCAGACGTTGCGCAGCAGATCGAGGTTGGGGCCGGTGAGCGTGCCGTCCTTGTCGACGTCGGTGACGACGTAGCGGGCGCAGCCCTCCGCGTCGAGGCGGGCCAGCGCCTCGTACAGGTCGCCGCCCTCGCTGGTCCAGCCGCGGCCGCGCAGCGTGGTGCCCACGACGTCGAGGCCGACCGCGATGCGGTCGCCGAACTCGGCGATGACCTTGGCGACCCACTCCGGGGACTCCAGGGCGGCGGTGCCGAGGTTGACCCTGGCGCAACCGGTGGCGAGCGCCGCGCGCAGCGACTCGTCGTCGCGGATGCCGCCGGAGAGCTCGACCTTGACGTCCAGTCGGCCGGTGACCTCGGCCAGCAGGGCGCGGTTGTCGCCGGTGCCGAACGCGGCGTCGAGGTCGACCAGGTGGATCCACTCGGCGCCGGCCTGCTGCCAGGCCAGCGCGGCGGCCAGCGGCTCGCCGTAGGAGGTCTCCGAGCCGGACGCGCCCTTGACCAGGCGCACGGCCTGACCGTCGCGGACGTCCACGGCGGGCAGCAGCACGAGCTTGTTCGTAGTGGTCACAGCGTTGCGATCCAGTTCTTCAGCAGGGCGGCGCCGGCGTCGCCGGACTTCTCGGGGTGGAACTGCGTGGCGGACAGCGGGCCGTTCTCGACCGCGGCGACGAAGGGCTCGCCGTGCTCGGCCCAGGTGACCTTCGGCGGGCGCAGCTGCTCGATCGGCGGCAGCTCCCAGTGCCGGACGCCGTAGGAGTGCACGAAGTAGTACCGCGCGTCCTCGGGCAGGTCGGCGAAGAGGACGGTGCCCTCCGCCGGCTCGACGGTGTTCCAGCCCATGTGCGGCACCACCGGCGCGCGCAGCGGCTCGACCGTGCCGGGCCACTCGTCGCAGCCCTCGGTCTCGATGCCGTGCTCGACGCCGCGCGCGAAGAGGATCTGCATGCCGACGCAGATGCCCAGCACCGGACGGCCGCCGGCCAGGCGGCGGCCGATCAGCCGGTCGCCCCTGACGGCCCGCAGCCCGTCCATGCAGGCGGCGAAGGCCCCGACGCCGGGCACCAGCAGGCCGTCGGCGTCGAGGGCCTGCTGGAAGTCGGAGGTGATGACGGCCTCCGCGCCGACGCGCTCCAGCGCGCGCTGCGCGGAGCGGACGTTGCCGGAGCCGTAGTCGAGGACGACCACGCTCTTGGCGG
This genomic interval from Streptacidiphilus rugosus AM-16 contains the following:
- the hisH gene encoding imidazole glycerol phosphate synthase subunit HisH, translating into MTAKSVVVLDYGSGNVRSAQRALERVGAEAVITSDFQQALDADGLLVPGVGAFAACMDGLRAVRGDRLIGRRLAGGRPVLGICVGMQILFARGVEHGIETEGCDEWPGTVEPLRAPVVPHMGWNTVEPAEGTVLFADLPEDARYYFVHSYGVRHWELPPIEQLRPPKVTWAEHGEPFVAAVENGPLSATQFHPEKSGDAGAALLKNWIATL
- the priA gene encoding bifunctional 1-(5-phosphoribosyl)-5-((5-phosphoribosylamino)methylideneamino)imidazole-4-carboxamide isomerase/phosphoribosylanthranilate isomerase PriA; translation: MTTTNKLVLLPAVDVRDGQAVRLVKGASGSETSYGEPLAAALAWQQAGAEWIHLVDLDAAFGTGDNRALLAEVTGRLDVKVELSGGIRDDESLRAALATGCARVNLGTAALESPEWVAKVIAEFGDRIAVGLDVVGTTLRGRGWTSEGGDLYEALARLDAEGCARYVVTDVDKDGTLTGPNLDLLRNVCAATDRAVVASGGVSSLQDLRDIATLVPQGVEGAIVGKALYAQAFTLEEALAAVS
- a CDS encoding RidA family protein, translated to MRQDRRHVGGYSPWEDQFGFARAVAIGDFVFVSGCTAWDDGSVRFEGSPYEQTVAAFGVALDAISRFGLTAADVVRTRLYVTHARDTDEVGRAHKDVLGEVRPACTMVVINALVDSRMSVEVEVDAYKKNLELPT